One genomic segment of Vulpes lagopus strain Blue_001 chromosome 9, ASM1834538v1, whole genome shotgun sequence includes these proteins:
- the BHLHE22 gene encoding class E basic helix-loop-helix protein 22, giving the protein MERGLHLGAAAAGEDDLFLHKSLSASTAKRLEAAFRSTPPGMDLSLAPPPRERPASSSSSPLGCFEPADPEGAGLLLPPPGGGGAGGGGGGGGGGGVGVPGLLVGSAGVGGDPGLSSLPAGAALCLKYGESAGRGSVAESSGGEQSPDDDSDGRCELVLRAGGGDPRASPGAGGGGKAAEGCSNAHLHGGGGASAPPGGPGGGGGGGGGGGSGGGGGGGGSKKSKEQKALRLNINARERRRMHDLNDALDELRAVIPYAHSPSVRKLSKIATLLLAKNYILMQAQALEEMRRLVAYLNQGQAISAASLPSSAAAAAAAAALHPALGAYEQAAGYPFSAGLPPAASCPEKCALFNSVSSSLCKQCTEKP; this is encoded by the coding sequence ATGGAGCGCGGGCTGCACCTCGGCGCGGCCGCCGCGGGCGAAGACGACCTCTTCCTGCACAAGAGCCTGAGCGCATCCACCGCCAAGCGCTTGGAGGCGGCTTTCCGCTCCACGCCCCCGGGCATGGACCTGTCCCTGGCGCCGCCGCCCCGGGAGCGCCCGGCGTCGTCGTCCTCGTCGCCCCTGGGCTGCTTCGAGCCGGCTGACCCCGAGGGGGCAGGGCTGCTGCTGCCACCGCCTGGGGgaggcggcgcgggcggcggcggcggcggcggcggcggcggcggggtggGCGTCCCCGGGCTGCTCGTGGGCTCCGCCGGCGTTGGGGGCGACCCCGGCCTGAGCAGCCTCCCGGCCGGGGCCGCCCTGTGCCTCAAGTACGGCGAGAGCGCGGGCCGGGGCTCGGTGGCCGAGAGCAGCGGCGGCGAGCAGAGCCCCGACGACGACAGCGACGGCCGCTGCGAGCTGGTGCTGCGGGCCGGAGGCGGCGACCCGCGGGCCTccccgggcgcgggcggcggcggcaaGGCGGCCGAGGGCTGCTCCAACGCCCACCTgcacggcggcggcggcgccagCGCGCCCCCGGggggccccggcggcggcggcggcggcggcggcggcgggggcagcggcggcggcggcggcggcggcggcagcaagAAATCCAAAGAGCAGAAGGCGCTGCGGCTCAACATCAACGCCCGGGAGCGCCGGCGGATGCACGACCTGAACGACGCGCTGGACGAGCTGCGCGCGGTCATCCCCTACGCGCACAGCCCCTCGGTGCGGAAGCTCTCCAAGATCGCCACGCTGCTGCTCGCCAAGAACTACATCCTCATGCAGGCGCAGGCCCTGGAGGAGATGCGGCGCCTCGTCGCCTACCTCAACCAGGGCCAGGCCATCTCGGCCGCCTCCCTGCCCAgctccgcggcggcggcggcggcggccgctgcCCTGCACCCGGCGCTCGGCGCCTACGAGCAGGCCGCGGGCTACCCCTTCAGCGCCGGGCTGCCCCCGGCCGCCTCCTGCCCGGAGAAGTGCGCCCTGTTCAACAGCGTCTCCTCCAGCCTCTGCAAACAGTGCACGGAGAAGCCTTAA